One Novosphingobium sp. EMRT-2 DNA segment encodes these proteins:
- a CDS encoding M48 family metallopeptidase, whose translation MRRGFFFPFTYAVLSLLALIAAPGIGHAAGFNADAATRAYLDTLQGSARVKSDAYFEGGYWIALIGTLASVAAYWIMLRLRILPRVRDAAERKGRKRALVVFEVAAVFLMASTLLLLPWTIYTGFVREARYGLLNQSFAGWLGEQVIGLFVTLVIGSLLFVVIYGVIRRLPKVWWMVSTGVVSVFLALAMLFAPVYILPLFNTYSELPQGPVRDRIVAMAKAYNVPAEHIYVYDASKQTKRISANVSGIGPTVRISLNDNLLHRASEPEILAAVGHEMGHYVLGHVWRSWIWLTALYGLMLFLAAWAMPLILARYGARWSIRDVADPASMPLLAGVFVVFSLMVTPITNTLVRVTERDADVFGLDAAREPDGFASLAMKLSEYRKIDPGPAEEALFYDHPSGATRVRLAMRWKQIHMPGAPMAKPTPIVLEPMDAPH comes from the coding sequence ATGCGCCGGGGCTTTTTCTTCCCTTTCACATATGCCGTTCTGTCGCTCCTTGCCCTGATCGCCGCGCCGGGCATCGGCCATGCGGCGGGCTTCAATGCCGACGCCGCCACGCGAGCCTACCTCGATACGCTGCAGGGCTCCGCGCGCGTGAAATCGGACGCCTATTTCGAGGGCGGGTACTGGATCGCGCTGATCGGCACACTGGCTTCGGTGGCCGCCTACTGGATCATGTTGCGGCTGCGCATCCTGCCCCGCGTGCGCGATGCGGCCGAACGCAAGGGGCGCAAGCGCGCGCTGGTGGTGTTCGAAGTGGCGGCCGTGTTCCTGATGGCCAGCACGCTGTTGCTGCTGCCCTGGACCATCTACACGGGGTTTGTCCGCGAGGCGCGCTATGGCCTGCTCAACCAGTCTTTCGCCGGCTGGCTGGGCGAACAGGTGATCGGCCTGTTCGTGACGCTGGTCATCGGCAGCCTGCTGTTCGTGGTGATCTACGGCGTGATCCGGCGGCTGCCGAAGGTCTGGTGGATGGTGTCCACCGGCGTCGTCTCGGTCTTCCTCGCGCTCGCGATGCTGTTCGCGCCGGTCTATATCCTGCCGCTGTTCAACACCTATTCCGAACTGCCGCAGGGGCCGGTGCGCGATCGCATCGTCGCCATGGCCAAGGCCTATAACGTGCCGGCCGAACACATCTATGTCTATGACGCTTCGAAGCAGACCAAGCGCATTTCGGCCAATGTCTCGGGCATCGGGCCGACCGTGCGGATCAGCCTGAACGACAACCTGCTGCACCGCGCGTCGGAGCCGGAAATCCTGGCCGCCGTGGGGCACGAGATGGGGCATTACGTGCTGGGCCACGTCTGGCGCTCGTGGATCTGGCTGACCGCGCTCTATGGGCTGATGCTGTTCCTGGCGGCCTGGGCCATGCCGCTGATCCTGGCGCGGTATGGCGCCCGGTGGAGCATTCGCGACGTGGCCGATCCCGCCTCGATGCCGCTCCTTGCGGGCGTGTTCGTGGTCTTTTCGCTGATGGTCACGCCGATCACCAACACGCTGGTCCGCGTGACCGAGCGTGACGCGGACGTCTTCGGACTGGACGCCGCGCGCGAGCCGGACGGGTTCGCTTCGCTGGCGATGAAGCTTTCCGAATACCGCAAGATCGATCCTGGCCCGGCCGAGGAAGCGTTGTTCTATGACCATCCCTCGGGCGCGACGCGCGTGCGGCTGGCGATGCGGTGGAAGCAGATCCACATGCCCGGCGCGCCGATGGCCAAGCCGACGCCGATCGTGCTGGAGCCGATGGACGCGCCGCATTGA
- a CDS encoding SDR family NAD(P)-dependent oxidoreductase, with translation MTGRLFVFGLGYSARILAERLRRQGWRVDGTGRAGTLAFDDDAGIAEALGSATHVLSSVPPSIEAGGDPVLLRHGARIRQCGAGWIGYLSSTGVYGDAAGAWVDESAPVGRGRRGARAEADLAWQALDPRVRVFRLPGIYGPGRSALERVRAGTAHRIDLPGQVFSRIHVEDIAGGIIASFGGSAGVYNLSDDLPCSQNAVIEEAARLAGCAPPPLLALEEAGLSPAARAFYAENRRVANGRARRLLNWRPRYPTYREGLRALSATSSPAIASTDPAMASADQR, from the coding sequence TTGACGGGCCGCCTGTTCGTCTTCGGGCTGGGCTACAGCGCGAGGATACTGGCGGAGCGGCTGCGGCGGCAGGGCTGGCGCGTTGACGGAACCGGCCGCGCGGGCACGCTGGCGTTCGATGACGATGCGGGCATCGCCGAAGCGCTCGGGAGCGCGACGCACGTCCTATCATCGGTGCCTCCGTCGATAGAGGCGGGCGGCGATCCGGTCCTGCTGCGCCATGGCGCGCGCATCCGGCAATGCGGGGCCGGCTGGATCGGCTATCTGTCCTCTACCGGCGTCTATGGCGATGCCGCCGGCGCCTGGGTGGACGAAAGCGCGCCAGTGGGGCGGGGCCGCCGCGGGGCGCGGGCCGAAGCGGATCTGGCGTGGCAGGCGCTCGATCCGCGCGTGCGGGTGTTCCGGCTACCGGGGATCTATGGTCCCGGCCGCAGTGCGCTGGAGCGAGTGCGCGCCGGGACCGCGCACCGCATCGACCTGCCGGGGCAGGTGTTCAGCCGCATCCATGTGGAGGACATTGCCGGCGGAATCATCGCCTCGTTCGGCGGGTCGGCGGGCGTGTATAACCTTTCCGACGATCTGCCGTGCAGCCAGAACGCGGTGATCGAGGAAGCGGCACGGCTGGCGGGGTGCGCGCCGCCGCCGCTGCTGGCGCTGGAAGAGGCCGGCCTTTCCCCGGCCGCGCGCGCCTTCTACGCGGAGAACCGCCGGGTCGCCAACGGGCGGGCGCGGCGCCTGCTGAACTGGCGCCCGCGCTATCCCACTTATCGCGAGGGGTTGCGCGCCCTCAGCGCCACCAGCAGCCCCGCCATCGCCAGTACCGATCCGGCGATGGCCAGCGCGGACCAGCGATAA
- a CDS encoding DMT family transporter yields MTAPGDAPPSFWNPRILGPFALVALIWGSTWLVIKDQIGSVPASWSVTWRFAVAAVGVLVLALARGESLRLDRRGHRLAILLGLLQFVCNFQFVYRAEQHITSGIVAVLFALLLVPNALFARLFLGQPLTRGFLAGSAIAIAGIALLLLHEVRTAPVGDEALLGVLLTFCGILSASSANVLQASETARTRPMLAVLFWAMVWGVAIDAAFAWTVYGPPQIDTRPGYLLGIAYLGVMGSVVTFPLYFQLVRELGPGRAAYNGVVVPVVAMLLSTLFEGYRWSALAIAGSVLAMAGLLVALRARNPSR; encoded by the coding sequence GTGACCGCGCCCGGCGACGCGCCGCCCTCGTTCTGGAACCCGCGCATCCTCGGTCCGTTCGCGCTGGTGGCGCTGATCTGGGGCTCCACCTGGCTGGTCATCAAGGACCAGATCGGCTCGGTGCCGGCAAGCTGGTCGGTCACCTGGCGCTTCGCCGTGGCCGCCGTCGGCGTGCTGGTGCTGGCGCTGGCGCGCGGGGAGAGCCTGCGGCTGGACCGGCGCGGACACCGGCTCGCCATCCTGCTCGGCCTGCTTCAGTTCGTCTGCAACTTCCAGTTCGTCTACCGCGCCGAGCAGCATATCACCTCGGGAATAGTCGCCGTGCTGTTCGCGCTGCTGCTGGTGCCCAATGCCCTGTTCGCGCGGCTGTTCCTGGGGCAGCCCCTGACGCGCGGCTTCCTCGCTGGATCGGCCATCGCCATCGCCGGCATCGCCCTGCTGCTGCTGCACGAAGTGCGCACCGCGCCCGTCGGCGATGAAGCGCTGCTGGGCGTGCTGCTCACGTTCTGCGGCATCCTGTCCGCATCGAGCGCGAACGTGCTGCAGGCAAGCGAGACCGCGCGAACGCGGCCCATGCTGGCCGTGCTGTTCTGGGCGATGGTCTGGGGCGTCGCGATCGACGCCGCCTTCGCCTGGACGGTCTATGGCCCGCCGCAAATCGACACCCGGCCCGGCTATCTGCTCGGCATCGCCTATCTGGGCGTAATGGGATCGGTCGTGACCTTTCCGCTCTATTTCCAGCTGGTGCGCGAACTCGGCCCGGGCCGCGCGGCCTACAACGGCGTGGTCGTGCCCGTCGTCGCCATGCTGCTGTCGACGCTGTTCGAAGGTTATCGCTGGTCCGCGCTGGCCATCGCCGGATCGGTACTGGCGATGGCGGGGCTGCTGGTGGCGCTGAGGGCGCGCAACCCCTCGCGATAA
- a CDS encoding low specificity L-threonine aldolase, whose translation MKFFSDNAAGVHPRVWDAMRAADQPDSAYDGDRLSARLDEAFSALFGTECAALWVATGTAANCLALAALAQPHGGIVCHREAHIEVDEGGAPGFFTHGAKLLLADGEGAKLTPGTIRATIDPIRRDVHQVQPHAISITQATEYGRVYTPDEVAAIGALARQRTLGLHVDGARFANAVARLGCDPAAVTVNAGVDVLTFGCVKNGGMNAEALVFFDPALADVVRYRRKRAGHLQSKGRYLAAQVLAMIEDGLWLDNARAANAAAAAIGEACGERLLHPVEANEVFAVLSPSEQAALHAQGFEFYDWPAPEGAPGAARLVTAWNSDPAHVEALARAIAAL comes from the coding sequence ATGAAGTTCTTCTCCGATAACGCCGCCGGCGTCCACCCCCGCGTCTGGGACGCCATGCGCGCGGCGGACCAGCCCGACTCGGCCTATGACGGCGACAGGCTCAGCGCCCGGCTGGACGAGGCGTTTTCGGCCTTGTTCGGCACCGAATGCGCCGCGCTGTGGGTCGCCACCGGCACCGCCGCGAACTGCCTCGCACTCGCCGCGCTGGCGCAGCCGCACGGCGGGATCGTCTGCCATCGCGAGGCGCATATCGAGGTGGACGAAGGCGGCGCGCCCGGCTTCTTCACCCACGGCGCCAAGCTGCTGCTGGCCGACGGCGAAGGCGCGAAGCTGACGCCCGGGACGATCCGCGCGACGATCGACCCGATTCGGCGCGACGTGCACCAGGTGCAGCCGCATGCCATCTCGATCACGCAGGCGACCGAATACGGGCGCGTCTATACGCCCGACGAGGTCGCCGCGATCGGCGCGCTGGCCAGGCAGCGCACGCTGGGCCTGCACGTGGACGGCGCGCGCTTCGCCAACGCGGTGGCCCGTCTCGGCTGCGATCCCGCCGCGGTGACGGTGAACGCCGGCGTCGACGTGCTGACGTTCGGCTGCGTCAAGAACGGCGGCATGAACGCCGAGGCGCTGGTGTTCTTCGATCCCGCGCTGGCCGACGTGGTGCGCTATCGCCGCAAGCGCGCCGGGCATCTCCAGTCCAAGGGGCGCTATCTGGCCGCGCAAGTGCTGGCGATGATCGAAGACGGCCTGTGGCTCGACAACGCGCGCGCCGCCAATGCCGCCGCCGCCGCGATCGGCGAGGCCTGCGGCGAACGCCTGCTTCACCCGGTCGAGGCCAACGAGGTCTTCGCCGTGCTCTCGCCCTCCGAACAGGCCGCGCTGCACGCGCAAGGCTTCGAGTTTTACGACTGGCCCGCCCCCGAAGGCGCGCCCGGCGCGGCGCGGCTGGTTACCGCGTGGAACAGCGATCCGGCGCATGTCGAGGCGCTGGCCCGCGCCATCGCCGCGCTGTGA
- a CDS encoding GNAT family N-acetyltransferase, which yields MEQVTITRVGGGAEGEYHAAVAGSDAVGRLTWRRRGDVVAAEHTLVPPEIGGRGVAGKLVEALIADARAEGWKIAPDCSYVAAAFRRHPEWADLLA from the coding sequence ATGGAACAGGTGACGATCACGCGCGTCGGCGGTGGGGCGGAGGGCGAATACCACGCGGCGGTCGCGGGCAGCGACGCGGTGGGGCGGCTGACCTGGCGCCGCCGGGGCGATGTGGTCGCGGCCGAACACACGCTGGTCCCGCCCGAAATCGGCGGGCGCGGGGTGGCGGGCAAGCTGGTGGAAGCGCTGATCGCCGACGCGCGCGCCGAAGGCTGGAAGATCGCGCCCGATTGCAGCTATGTCGCCGCCGCGTTCCGGCGCCACCCCGAATGGGCGGACCTGCTGGCCTGA
- the gpmA gene encoding 2,3-diphosphoglycerate-dependent phosphoglycerate mutase gives MPRLILIRHGQSQWNLENRFTGWWDVDVTEKGAAEALAAGTLLKDKGVLPTVAFTSLQTRAIKTLHFALEAAGRLWIPEDKDWRLNERHYGGLTGLDKAETAAKHGDEQVKVWRRSFDIPPPPLEAGSAFDLAADPRYAGIPVPATESLKDTIARVLPCFEQKIAPALKAGETVIVSAHGNSLRALVKHLSGISDADITGLEIPTGQPIVYELDDNLAEIERYYLSER, from the coding sequence ATGCCCCGCCTGATCCTGATCCGTCACGGTCAATCGCAATGGAATCTCGAAAACCGTTTCACCGGCTGGTGGGACGTGGATGTGACCGAAAAGGGCGCGGCCGAAGCGCTGGCCGCCGGCACGCTGCTGAAGGACAAGGGCGTGCTGCCGACGGTGGCGTTCACCTCGCTGCAGACGCGCGCGATCAAGACGCTGCATTTCGCGCTGGAAGCCGCCGGCCGCCTGTGGATTCCCGAAGACAAGGACTGGCGCCTCAACGAGCGGCACTATGGTGGCCTGACCGGGCTGGACAAGGCCGAGACCGCCGCGAAGCACGGCGACGAGCAGGTCAAGGTGTGGCGCCGCAGCTTCGACATCCCGCCGCCGCCGCTGGAAGCGGGCAGCGCTTTCGACCTGGCGGCCGACCCGCGCTATGCCGGCATCCCCGTGCCCGCGACTGAAAGCCTCAAGGACACGATCGCCCGCGTGCTGCCGTGCTTCGAGCAGAAGATCGCCCCGGCGCTGAAGGCCGGCGAAACGGTGATCGTTTCGGCCCACGGCAATTCGCTGCGCGCGCTGGTGAAGCACCTTTCGGGCATTTCGGACGCCGATATCACCGGCCTCGAGATTCCGACCGGGCAGCCGATCGTCTATGAACTGGACGACAACCTCGCCGAGATCGAGCGGTACTACCTGTCGGAACGCTGA
- the purE gene encoding 5-(carboxyamino)imidazole ribonucleotide mutase: MSDTSPQAPAVAIVMGSQSDWETMKNAAAALDKLGVAHECRIVSAHRTPDRLVAFAKGAHREGFRVIIAGAGGAAHLPGMVASMTHLPVLGVPVESKALKGMDSLLSIVQMPGGIPVGTLAIGVPGATNAGLLAASILATSDPALAERLIAFRAAQTDSVAERPS, translated from the coding sequence ATGAGTGATACCTCGCCGCAGGCGCCGGCCGTGGCCATCGTCATGGGCAGCCAGTCCGACTGGGAGACGATGAAGAACGCGGCTGCCGCGCTCGACAAGCTGGGCGTGGCCCACGAATGCCGCATCGTTTCCGCGCACCGCACGCCCGACCGGCTCGTGGCCTTTGCCAAGGGCGCGCACCGGGAAGGCTTCCGCGTGATCATCGCCGGGGCCGGCGGCGCGGCGCACCTGCCGGGCATGGTCGCTTCGATGACGCATCTGCCCGTGTTGGGCGTGCCGGTCGAATCCAAGGCGCTGAAGGGCATGGACAGCCTGCTGTCGATCGTCCAGATGCCCGGTGGCATTCCCGTGGGCACGCTGGCCATCGGCGTGCCGGGCGCGACCAATGCCGGCCTGCTGGCCGCGTCGATCCTCGCCACCTCTGATCCGGCGCTGGCGGAACGGCTGATCGCGTTCCGCGCCGCGCAGACCGATTCGGTCGCCGAACGGCCTTCCTGA
- a CDS encoding 5-(carboxyamino)imidazole ribonucleotide synthase, with the protein MIPPGETIGILGGGQLGRMLALAAANLGYRCHVYAPEADSVAADVSAAFTQGHYDDQAALAAFAAQCAVVTYEFENVAAGPLAAIGEHAPLHPPVRALEVAQDRVNEKSFVEALGGRPAPWAQVDSAADLAAAIARIGAPGILKTRRDGYDGKGQWRIMEPADAARLDLPAVPLIYEGFVRFEGEFSVILVRDAAGDVRFWDSARNEHESGILARSTVPAPAFIAAQVEAARALAANVADALDYVGVLTLEFFATADGPVFNEMAPRVHNSGHWTIEGALVSQFENHIRAICALPLGSTALAAQGAVMDNLIGDAACDWAQILSDPANHLHLYGKAAVRPGRKMGHVTRLIL; encoded by the coding sequence ATGATACCGCCCGGCGAAACCATCGGCATTCTCGGCGGCGGCCAACTTGGCCGGATGCTGGCCTTGGCGGCGGCCAATCTCGGCTACCGCTGCCACGTCTATGCGCCGGAAGCGGATTCGGTCGCGGCCGACGTCAGCGCCGCGTTCACGCAGGGGCACTATGACGACCAGGCCGCGCTGGCCGCCTTCGCCGCGCAATGCGCGGTGGTGACGTACGAGTTCGAGAACGTCGCCGCCGGGCCGCTGGCCGCGATCGGCGAACATGCGCCGCTGCACCCACCGGTCCGCGCGCTGGAAGTGGCGCAGGACCGGGTGAACGAGAAAAGCTTCGTCGAGGCGCTGGGCGGCCGGCCCGCGCCGTGGGCGCAAGTGGACTCCGCCGCCGATCTCGCCGCCGCCATCGCGCGGATCGGCGCGCCCGGCATCCTCAAGACGCGGCGCGACGGGTACGACGGCAAGGGCCAGTGGCGGATCATGGAGCCGGCCGACGCCGCCCGGCTGGACCTGCCCGCCGTGCCGCTGATCTACGAAGGCTTCGTGCGCTTCGAGGGCGAGTTCTCGGTGATTCTGGTGCGCGACGCGGCTGGCGACGTGCGCTTCTGGGATTCGGCGCGGAACGAGCACGAAAGCGGCATCCTGGCCCGGTCGACGGTGCCCGCGCCGGCGTTCATCGCCGCGCAGGTGGAAGCGGCGCGCGCGCTGGCGGCGAACGTGGCCGATGCGCTGGACTATGTGGGCGTGCTGACTCTGGAATTCTTCGCCACGGCGGACGGCCCGGTGTTCAACGAGATGGCCCCGCGCGTCCACAATTCCGGGCACTGGACGATCGAGGGCGCGCTGGTCAGCCAGTTCGAGAACCACATCCGCGCGATCTGCGCTCTGCCGCTGGGCAGCACGGCGCTGGCGGCGCAGGGTGCGGTAATGGACAACCTGATCGGCGACGCCGCGTGCGACTGGGCGCAGATCCTGTCCGATCCGGCCAACCACCTCCATCTCTATGGCAAGGCGGCGGTTCGTCCCGGACGCAAGATGGGCCACGTCACCCGGCTGATCCTGTAA
- a CDS encoding dihydrofolate reductase gives MAQALVLIYARAANGTIGRDNALPWHLPADLRRFKALTMGKPMIMGRKTFESFPAPLPGRRHIVLTRDAGWRAEGAEVVHDVPAALALAGDGEVAVIGGAEIFRLFLPLARRVELTEVHADVAGDTVMPPLGPEWRELARETHPAEKGRPAFAFVTLEREGG, from the coding sequence ATGGCGCAGGCCCTGGTCCTGATCTACGCGCGCGCCGCCAACGGCACGATCGGTCGGGACAACGCGCTGCCCTGGCACCTTCCGGCGGACCTGCGGCGGTTCAAGGCGCTGACCATGGGCAAGCCGATGATCATGGGCCGCAAGACGTTCGAGAGCTTTCCCGCGCCGCTGCCCGGCCGCCGCCATATCGTGCTGACGCGCGATGCCGGCTGGCGCGCGGAAGGGGCCGAAGTGGTCCACGACGTGCCGGCCGCGCTGGCGCTGGCCGGCGATGGCGAGGTGGCCGTGATTGGCGGCGCCGAGATCTTCCGCCTGTTCCTGCCGCTGGCCAGGCGGGTGGAATTGACCGAGGTCCATGCCGATGTCGCGGGCGACACGGTGATGCCGCCTCTTGGCCCCGAATGGCGGGAGCTTGCGCGCGAGACGCACCCGGCCGAAAAGGGACGCCCGGCGTTCGCGTTCGTGACGCTGGAAAGGGAGGGGGGCTGA
- a CDS encoding dipeptidase, with protein sequence MRRWVAIALGVTGLAAAAFFGPLPAFVELQMNRIDGQPLIAVSDRARELHRSLRIVDLHADTLMWRRDLRDRARRGHVDLPRLEEGNVALQVFSSVSKSPRGLNYDANPADSDTLGALAVAQLQPVRTWNSLAERTLWHGQKLDRAVAASGGMLLKVSDDASLDQLLARRGNKAQPVGAMLSIEGLHDLEGKAENLDRFYAAGFRMASLTHFFDDELAGSMHGLKKGGLTPFGRQIVRRMEDKGMIVDIAHLSHAGVADVLAMARRPVVSSHGGVQATCKVNRNLTDDEIRGVARTGGLIGIGYWDAAVCDTSPRATAKAMRHVRDLVGIDHVALGSDFDGATTTRFDTAQLEQVTQALIDEGFSEDEIRAAMGGNALRVIRAGLRPMSSASAGAMAEAHR encoded by the coding sequence ATGCGTCGTTGGGTGGCGATTGCACTGGGCGTGACCGGATTGGCGGCGGCGGCGTTCTTCGGGCCGCTGCCGGCGTTCGTCGAATTGCAGATGAACCGGATCGACGGGCAGCCGCTGATCGCGGTCAGTGACCGGGCGCGGGAACTGCACCGTTCGCTGCGGATCGTCGATCTGCATGCCGATACGCTGATGTGGCGGCGCGACCTGCGCGACCGGGCGCGGCGCGGGCATGTCGATCTGCCGCGTCTGGAAGAGGGCAATGTGGCGCTGCAGGTGTTCTCGTCGGTGTCGAAATCGCCGCGCGGTCTCAATTACGATGCCAATCCGGCGGACAGCGACACGCTGGGCGCTTTGGCGGTGGCGCAGTTGCAGCCGGTGCGGACGTGGAATTCGCTGGCCGAACGCACGCTGTGGCACGGGCAGAAGCTGGATCGCGCGGTCGCGGCCTCGGGCGGGATGCTGCTTAAAGTCAGCGACGATGCCTCGCTCGACCAGTTGCTGGCCCGGCGCGGGAACAAGGCGCAGCCGGTGGGCGCGATGCTTTCGATCGAGGGGCTGCACGATCTGGAAGGCAAGGCAGAGAACCTCGACCGGTTCTATGCCGCCGGCTTCCGCATGGCGAGCCTGACGCATTTCTTCGACGATGAACTGGCCGGATCGATGCACGGGCTGAAGAAGGGCGGGCTGACCCCGTTCGGCCGGCAGATCGTGCGGCGGATGGAAGACAAGGGCATGATCGTCGACATCGCGCATCTCAGCCACGCCGGCGTGGCGGACGTGCTGGCGATGGCGCGGCGGCCGGTGGTTTCCAGCCACGGCGGAGTGCAGGCGACGTGCAAGGTCAACCGCAACCTGACCGACGACGAGATTCGTGGGGTGGCCCGCACCGGCGGGCTGATCGGCATCGGCTATTGGGATGCGGCGGTCTGCGATACCAGCCCCCGCGCGACGGCCAAGGCGATGCGCCACGTGCGCGATCTTGTCGGGATCGACCATGTCGCGCTAGGCAGCGATTTCGACGGGGCGACCACGACCCGGTTTGATACCGCGCAACTGGAACAGGTAACCCAGGCCCTGATCGACGAAGGTTTCAGCGAGGACGAGATTCGCGCCGCGATGGGCGGCAACGCGCTGCGCGTGATTCGCGCCGGCTTGCGGCCGATGTCCTCTGCGTCGGCAGGGGCCATGGCAGAGGCGCATCGATGA
- a CDS encoding bifunctional riboflavin kinase/FAD synthetase gives MTRIDARDRAPDHLRGAVIALGNFDGFHLGHQAVVGEAVRQARAQGRPAIVATFDPHPVRHFQPDAPPFRLTTLDQREELFAAAGADAMLVFAFDGTLAATTAEEFVRGLLVDRLGAAGVVTGEDFTFGKGRGGNVRVLAELGAESGLTARAVGPVVESGEVVSSSRIRAALQAGDCATVTRLLTRPFAIRGVVQHGDKLGRTIGFPTANLPLGSYLRPRYGIYAVTGRMPGGRVVQGAANIGIRPTFDPPKELLEPYFFDWSGDLYGQEIEVAFHHFLRPEAKFDSLDALVEQMNRDCDEARRLLAAG, from the coding sequence ATGACGCGAATCGACGCGCGCGATCGCGCGCCGGATCATCTGCGTGGGGCGGTGATCGCGCTTGGCAATTTCGACGGGTTCCATCTCGGCCATCAGGCGGTGGTGGGCGAGGCGGTGCGGCAGGCGCGGGCGCAAGGCCGCCCGGCGATCGTCGCCACGTTCGATCCGCACCCGGTACGCCATTTCCAGCCTGATGCGCCGCCGTTCCGGCTGACCACGCTGGACCAGCGCGAGGAGCTGTTCGCTGCCGCCGGGGCCGATGCCATGCTGGTCTTCGCCTTCGACGGGACGCTGGCCGCCACCACGGCGGAGGAATTCGTGCGCGGGCTGCTGGTCGATCGGCTGGGCGCGGCGGGCGTGGTCACGGGCGAGGATTTCACCTTCGGCAAGGGGCGCGGCGGTAACGTGCGCGTGCTGGCGGAACTGGGCGCGGAAAGCGGGCTGACGGCGCGCGCGGTCGGCCCCGTGGTGGAAAGCGGCGAAGTCGTCTCCTCCAGCCGCATCCGCGCCGCGCTGCAGGCCGGCGATTGCGCCACCGTCACGCGGCTGCTGACGCGGCCCTTCGCGATCCGGGGCGTGGTGCAGCACGGCGACAAGCTGGGGCGCACGATCGGCTTTCCCACCGCCAACCTGCCGCTCGGCAGCTATCTGCGCCCGCGCTACGGCATCTATGCCGTCACCGGCCGGATGCCGGGCGGGCGCGTGGTGCAGGGCGCGGCCAACATCGGCATCCGCCCCACCTTCGATCCGCCCAAGGAACTGCTGGAGCCTTATTTCTTCGACTGGTCGGGCGATCTTTACGGGCAGGAGATCGAGGTGGCCTTCCACCACTTCCTGCGGCCCGAAGCGAAGTTCGATTCGCTCGATGCGCTGGTCGAACAGATGAACCGCGATTGCGACGAGGCGCGGCGGTTGCTGGCGGCGGGGTAG